AATTTGATTATATTGTTGATGTAACAAAAATTAAAAAAGGAAAGCCTGATCCAGAAATTTTTCTAAAGGCAGCAGAACTACTAAAGATTGATCCTTCATCATGTGTGGGCGTAGAAGATGCCATTGCCGGTGTAGAAGCAATAAAAAGTGCAGATATGTATGCGGTCGCAGTTGGACCGAAAAGTTCCTTCCAAAAAGCTGACCTTGTTTATGAAACAACGGATGCTCTGTCATTTAAGGAGATTAAAGAAAGATTTGAAGAGTGAAAAAAGGAGAAACCAATGATTGAAAAACAAAGAATTAATGAAGCAGAGAAAGCAGTAAGGGTGTTGCAAGAGGAAGTTTATCAACATGAATGGCGCTTGCATTATCATGTTGCTCCAGTAGCAAATTGGATGAATGACCCTAATGGTTTTTGCTATTTTAAAGGTGAATATCATCTGTTTTATCAGCATCATCCTTTTGCTCCAAAATGGGATTCTATGTATTGGGGACATGTGAAAAGTAAAGATCTTGTCAATTGGGAGCATCTTCCGCCTGCTTTGGCTCCAGGTGAAACATATGATAAAGATGGCTGCTTTTCAGGAAGTGCGATTGAAAAGGATGATAAGCTCTATTTAATGTACACAGGTAATGTGTGGACAGGTGAAAATTATGATGAGGAGCTAAAGCAAGTTCAAGCGCTGGCTATAAGTGAGGATGGAATTCATTTTGAAAAGCTGTCAGAAAACCCAGTTATTACAGAGGCTCCAAAAGGTGACATCCATCCATTTCATTTTCGTGACCCAAAGGTATGGAAGCATGATGATCTTTATTATGTTGTGTTAGGTTCAAAAACACTGCAAAATACGGGACAAGTATTAATGTATCGTTCCAAAGATTTGATACATTGGGAATTCGTTAATATTTTGGCTAAAGGTGAGGGTAACTTCGGGTACATGTGGGAATGTCCTGATTTATTTACTTTAAATAATAAAGAAGTTCTCGTGATGTCTCCACAGGGAGTAAAACCTGAAGGGAATTTATATCATAATTTACATCAAGCTGGCTATGTTATTGGTGAGGTGGACTATGAAAAAGGAATTCTTTCTCATGGTGACTTTCAATTGTTGGATTATGGCTTTGATTATTATGCCCCTCAAACAATGGTTGACCCAGAAGGCAGAAGAATTGCTATTGCGTGGATGGATATGTGGGAAAGTGAGATACCGACCCAAGCACACGGGTACACTGGTGCTATGACATTACCTCGTGAGTTGGAACTAAGAGGTGATAAAATCTATTGTCATCCAGTAAAGGAAATTGAAAAGCTCAGACAAGCTGAAGTAATACACAAACAAATTACGTTTTCCGGAGAAACCTCACTTGAAGGTATTGCAGGCGATTGCATAGAGCTAGACCTTTCACTTCGAGTCCACCATTCATCAGCATGCGGAATTCGTCTTCGTGTAGATGAAGATGCTGGTGAAGAAACAGTCATCACCTACTATGGTGACAAAGGAATTCTCGAACTGGACCGTAATGAATCAGGGAAAGGGCCAGGTGGGGTTAGGAAAACACATCTACAATTACAGGATCACATGCTTCACTTAAGAATTTTCATTGATAAATCCTCCGTAGAAGTTTTTGTGAATAATGGTGAGCAAGTACTAACTGCTAGAATATATCCATCTGAAAATAGTACGAACATTCGCTTATTTTCAGATGAAGAAATTGAAATTGTTCAATTAAAAAAGTGGGATTTAAAGCGGTCTATATAATAGTAAAAAACCTTTCAACATTAGTTGAAAGGTTTTTTATTTTTAGAAGTAAGCATAATTTGTCAATTTCGACATAAACATTTATTATTTTTGTAGAACAAAAATAAAATGTTGAGGAGAAATACACAATGGAACTTGAACAACAAAAAGTTCAACAACAAAACAAAGCATTTATCGTGTTTATTTTAGGGACACTTGCGGCATTTGCTCCTTTGTCGATTGATATGCATTTACCAGCGTTTCCAATCTTAACAAATGAATTTCATACTAGTGCATCAATGATTCAGCTAAGTTTAACGTTCTTTTTACTTGGAGCTTCTTTAGGTCAACTTTTTACAGGGCCTTTAAGTGATGTGTTTGGAAGAAGGAAGCCACTGTTAATCGGTTTATCGATCTACGCAGTCACTTCTCTTTTATGTGTTTTTACTGATTCTATTGAACTATTTATTCTTTTGAGGTTGATACAAGGATTAGCAGGATCTGCAGGAATGGTTATTTCAAGAGCCATTGTCAGAGATCATTATTCCGGTAAAGAAATGACGAAATTCTTTTCATTATTGGCTTTAGTGAATGGAATGGCACCTATTCTTGCTCCTGTCATTGGAGCACAACTTCTAAAGTTTTTTCCATGGCAGGCTGTATTCATAACCCTGACAATGATTGGTGCTGTGATCTTTGCCTTTGTTCTTTGGGGATTAAAGGAAACCTTGCCTGTTGAAGAAAGAAGCCAAGGTGGCTTCCTGCAAACACTTAACACGTTCCGCCAACTACTTACAAATCTTCATTTTATGGGGTATGTTCTTTCATTTGGATTTGTAGCTGCAGCAATGTTCGCTTACATCTCAGGGTCATCCTTTGTTATTCAGTACGTATACGGAGCTTCTGCGGATACATTCAGTATTGTCTTTGCTATTAACGGCATTGGGATTGTCATTGCCAGCCAAGTAACAGGAAAGCTTTCAGAATGGATTGAAGAAAAGAAGCTTCTTTTAGCAGGTGTGTTTATGTCATTTACTGGTGGTCTTAGTTTATTACTTCTCATTTTATTAAAGGTAGAATTGATGTTCATCCTTCCATCACTGTTTTTAACAGTCTCTAGTGTAGGTGTTGTTAATACAACTAGCTTTTCTTTAGCTTTGCAGAATAATAGAAACATAGCAGGCAGTGCCTCTGCATTATTAGGTGTTATGTCATTGCTAGTAGGTGCTATTGTTGCTCCCCTTGTAGGAGTTGCTGGTGAAGATACGGCAGTGCCGATGGGAATTGTTATATTTATATCCAGTTTAGGAGCGGTTCTATCCTATTTCTTTCTCGTAAGATCAAGAAAACTAGCTTAGGTCTATTAAAAAACCAATTTACAAGAAACGAGAGAAAAGGTTATCATTTTCTTGGATAGAAAATTGCAAATGAGTATGGGAGAGAATAAATGAAGGAATTAACGTTTACATCTTATAACCAGTTTCAGCAATTTATTGAACACAAAGCGATGGAAAAAGCGATTATGAAAGGTCTTCATGGGGAAGAATTAGAAACATTTAAAGAGGATTTCCTACAAAGAGCTGATACAATGTGGAAAGACAACGATTGTGATCATTGGGTTGAAAAGCATGGTTATGTTGTAATAAATGTGTGGAAAGACGGTGTAGGCAAGCGTAAAATGACGAGGGGAAGACCGAAGAAACTCGATTCTGAGAAGTACCTTCATTCCATTCATGTTCGTTTGGATGAAGAGGCATACCGTAAGCTCAATCAATACTGTGAAGACAACAACATAGATGTGTCAGAAACAATCAGGAAGTTAATAAAGTCGCTTTAGAATTCTGGAGTTACAATAATATTTAGGTAAGAAAAGCAGTGGTCTTAATTGAGATCACTGCTTTTTGATACCAAAAGTATCACATTGTTAGGGGAGGGAAGAGGTAGATTGGAAGGCGTAGGGGGGATAAGCTCTTAGCTTGATATTGAATCTGCAGGGACTTTTGATGGTTTGATAATAGGAGGTTTGTGGCAGATCTGTTTGAGGAGATTGGTGTCTCGGTACTAAGGGAATTGGGACAGAAAGGTCTTCCGTCAGAAAGATGTGCCTCGAAACAGAGAGAATCGGGACAGAAAAGGTCTTCCAGCAGAAAGATGTGTCTCGATACAGGTGGAATCGGGACAGAAAAGGTCCTCCAGCAGGAATATGTGTCTCGATACAGGGAGAATCGAGACAGAAAAGATCCTCCAGCAGAAAGAAGTGTCTCGATACAGGTGGAATCGGGACAGAAAAGGTCCTCCAACAGGAAGATGTGTGTCGATACAGGAGGAATCGGGACAGAAAAGGTCCTCCGTCAGAAAGAAGTGTCTCGATACAGTGGGAATCGGGACAGAAAAGATCCTCCAGCAGAAAGATGTGTCTCGATACAGGTGGAATCGGGACAGAAAAGGTCTTCCAGCAGAAAGATGTGTCTCGATACAGGTGGAATCGGGACAGAAAAGGTCCTCCAGCAGAAAGATGTGTCTCGATACAGGTGGAATCGGGACAGAAAAGGTCTTCCAGCAGAAAGAAGTGTCCCGATACAGGAGGAATCGGGACAGAAAAGGTCTTCCGGAAGAAAGATGTGTCTCGATACAGTGGGAATCGGGACAGAAAAGGTCTTCCGTCAGAAAGGTGTGTCCCGATACAGGTGGAATCGGGACAGAAAAGGTCCTCCAGCGATTAAGTCCGTATAATTGTGTAAAAACAAAAAGAGTCAAATTAATTCCTTTTGGTCACAATGGTTATCAGCGACGAAAAACCTTGTGGAGGAATTAATTTTGACTCAATTTCAGTTTAACCTAAATCTTGACAATTTAAAAGAATCTGTAATGAATTCTGATATTGATGCTGTCATCAAAGCTTCAATCGTCCTTGTGTTAAATTCTGTGATGGAGAAAGAACGAGATGACCACTTACAGGTTGGAGCTTATGAACGTTCTTCTGAACGTTTTGATTCTCGAAATGGCTACTATGATCGTGACCTTATTCTAAGTATTGGTAGAGTAAGTTTAAAAGTTCCTCGTACACGTAAAGGAGACTTTTCACCATCCGTCTTTGAAAAATATGCACGGTGTGACCAGGCGTTTGTCCTTTCTATGCTTGAAATGGTTGTAAATGGAGTTTCTACTCGAAAAGTAAAGAATGTTGTTCAGCAGCTTTGTGGAGAAAGTGTTTCAAAATCGTTTGTATCTTCCCTCACAGAAAAGCTAGATCCAATCGTACAGGCATGGGCAAATCGCCCGTTAAATACAATCTATTATCCTTATATCTTCGCGGACGCCATGTATATCAAAGTTCGTGAACATAATCGTGTTGTGCCTAAAGCTGTTTATATCGCGACTGCCATAACGGGAGATAACCAACGAGAAGTACTAGGTATAAGAGTAGATCATGTGGAAAGTTATGATGCATGGAAGGCATTTCTTCTACACCTTCAATCACGAGGTGTTCAATCCCCTAAACTATTCATAACCGATGCACACGCTGGCCTAAAGAAGGCTCTAAAAGAGGTGTTTGTTGGAACTGTTTGGCAACGCTGTACAGTCCATCTAAAGCGAAACATCTTTA
This genomic stretch from Metabacillus sp. B2-18 harbors:
- a CDS encoding IS256 family transposase, with the protein product MTQFQFNLNLDNLKESVMNSDIDAVIKASIVLVLNSVMEKERDDHLQVGAYERSSERFDSRNGYYDRDLILSIGRVSLKVPRTRKGDFSPSVFEKYARCDQAFVLSMLEMVVNGVSTRKVKNVVQQLCGESVSKSFVSSLTEKLDPIVQAWANRPLNTIYYPYIFADAMYIKVREHNRVVPKAVYIATAITGDNQREVLGIRVDHVESYDAWKAFLLHLQSRGVQSPKLFITDAHAGLKKALKEVFVGTVWQRCTVHLKRNIFNVMPKKGIEEEKLGLKRIFEAVSVEDARQFKDEFIERFGENPKIEKAIQTLEDGFEDAVQYLNEPVRFQQFIRSTNSLERLNQEVRRREQVIRIFPNTQSAFRLIGAVLMQVNEEQAKKQITRGKPRKM
- a CDS encoding multidrug effflux MFS transporter; this encodes MELEQQKVQQQNKAFIVFILGTLAAFAPLSIDMHLPAFPILTNEFHTSASMIQLSLTFFLLGASLGQLFTGPLSDVFGRRKPLLIGLSIYAVTSLLCVFTDSIELFILLRLIQGLAGSAGMVISRAIVRDHYSGKEMTKFFSLLALVNGMAPILAPVIGAQLLKFFPWQAVFITLTMIGAVIFAFVLWGLKETLPVEERSQGGFLQTLNTFRQLLTNLHFMGYVLSFGFVAAAMFAYISGSSFVIQYVYGASADTFSIVFAINGIGIVIASQVTGKLSEWIEEKKLLLAGVFMSFTGGLSLLLLILLKVELMFILPSLFLTVSSVGVVNTTSFSLALQNNRNIAGSASALLGVMSLLVGAIVAPLVGVAGEDTAVPMGIVIFISSLGAVLSYFFLVRSRKLA
- a CDS encoding glycoside hydrolase family 32 protein, whose amino-acid sequence is MIEKQRINEAEKAVRVLQEEVYQHEWRLHYHVAPVANWMNDPNGFCYFKGEYHLFYQHHPFAPKWDSMYWGHVKSKDLVNWEHLPPALAPGETYDKDGCFSGSAIEKDDKLYLMYTGNVWTGENYDEELKQVQALAISEDGIHFEKLSENPVITEAPKGDIHPFHFRDPKVWKHDDLYYVVLGSKTLQNTGQVLMYRSKDLIHWEFVNILAKGEGNFGYMWECPDLFTLNNKEVLVMSPQGVKPEGNLYHNLHQAGYVIGEVDYEKGILSHGDFQLLDYGFDYYAPQTMVDPEGRRIAIAWMDMWESEIPTQAHGYTGAMTLPRELELRGDKIYCHPVKEIEKLRQAEVIHKQITFSGETSLEGIAGDCIELDLSLRVHHSSACGIRLRVDEDAGEETVITYYGDKGILELDRNESGKGPGGVRKTHLQLQDHMLHLRIFIDKSSVEVFVNNGEQVLTARIYPSENSTNIRLFSDEEIEIVQLKKWDLKRSI